One bacterium genomic window carries:
- a CDS encoding FAD-binding oxidoreductase — translation MAMQAGIETLRQEFRGQLILPGDAAYDTVRRVHNAMIDRRPALIARCADVADVTSALRFGREHDLLIAVRCGGHNAGGLGVCDGGLVIDLSPIRYARIDPAARTVRVGGGSTWGDVDHATHAFGAATPSGVISTTGVGGLTLGGGLGHLTRRCGLAIDNLLEADVVLADGRVVTAGPESQPDLFWAIRGGGGNFGVVTSFLFRLHPIDTVCAGPMLWDLDDAAEVMQWYRGFLPNAPDDLTGFFAFLTVPPAPIFPEHLHLRKMCGVVWCYTGPAERFEQTFAPVRRFKPPALELVGPMPHPALQTIFDALYPPGLQWYWRADFVRELSDAAIAEHTTHGALLPTMHSTMHLYPIDGAAHRVGANETAWSYRDATWAMVIVGVDPDPANNGRIIDWTKDYWDALHPYSAGGAYVNFMMDEGEDRIKATYRGNYARLAAIKKLYDPANVFRVNQNIKPAG, via the coding sequence ATGGCGATGCAGGCTGGCATAGAGACGCTACGACAGGAGTTTCGGGGACAACTCATCCTGCCCGGCGACGCCGCCTATGACACGGTTCGCCGCGTGCACAACGCCATGATCGATCGGCGCCCCGCGCTCATCGCCCGCTGCGCGGACGTGGCGGACGTGACCTCCGCACTGCGGTTTGGGCGCGAGCACGATCTGCTCATTGCGGTGCGGTGCGGCGGCCACAACGCGGGCGGGCTCGGCGTGTGCGACGGGGGCCTGGTGATCGACCTGTCGCCGATCCGCTATGCGCGCATCGACCCGGCGGCCCGCACTGTCCGCGTCGGAGGCGGCAGCACGTGGGGGGACGTCGACCATGCCACGCACGCCTTCGGGGCGGCGACGCCGAGCGGGGTCATCTCGACGACGGGCGTCGGCGGATTGACCCTCGGCGGGGGGCTCGGCCATCTGACGCGGCGGTGCGGCCTGGCCATCGACAATCTTCTGGAGGCGGACGTGGTGCTGGCGGACGGCCGCGTTGTGACGGCCGGCCCGGAGTCGCAGCCCGACCTGTTCTGGGCGATCCGCGGCGGCGGCGGCAACTTCGGCGTCGTGACGTCGTTTCTGTTCCGGCTCCATCCGATCGACACCGTGTGCGCCGGTCCCATGCTCTGGGACCTCGACGACGCCGCCGAAGTCATGCAGTGGTACCGCGGGTTCCTCCCGAACGCCCCCGACGACCTGACCGGGTTCTTCGCCTTCCTCACGGTGCCACCGGCGCCGATCTTCCCGGAGCACCTACACTTGAGAAAGATGTGCGGTGTGGTGTGGTGCTACACCGGCCCGGCCGAGCGCTTCGAGCAGACGTTTGCGCCGGTGCGCCGCTTCAAACCGCCGGCGCTGGAACTGGTGGGGCCGATGCCGCACCCGGCACTGCAGACCATCTTCGATGCCTTGTATCCGCCCGGGCTGCAATGGTACTGGCGCGCGGACTTTGTCCGCGAATTGAGCGACGCGGCCATCGCCGAGCATACAACGCACGGCGCGCTCTTGCCTACCATGCATTCCACGATGCACCTCTACCCCATCGACGGCGCCGCACACCGCGTGGGCGCCAACGAGACAGCCTGGAGCTATCGCGATGCCACGTGGGCCATGGTGATCGTGGGCGTCGATCCGGATCCCGCCAACAACGGCCGCATCATCGACTGGACCAAGGATTACTGGGACGCGCTGCACCCGTATTCCGCCGGAGGAGCGTACGTGAACTTCATGATGGACGAGGGCGAGGACCGGATCAAAGCGACCTATCGCGGCAACTATGCGCGCCTCGCCGCGATCAAGAAGTTGTACGACCCGGCCAACGTGTTCCGCGTGAACCAGAACATCAAACCGGCGGGCTGA